GTCGGTCGCCGCCACCACCAGAATGCCGCCATCCATCTGCGCCGCGCCCGTGATCATGTTCTTGATGTAGTCGGCGTGGCCCGGGCAATCGACGTGCGCGTAGTGCCGCTTCGCCGTCTCATACTCGACGTGCGCCGTGGCAATCGTGATGCCGCGCGCTTTTTCTTCCGGCGCGTTGTCGATCGAATCGAACGACCGAAACTTGATATTCGGATTGTGCTTCGACAAAACCTTCGTGATCGCCGCCGTCAACGTGGTCTTGCCATGGTCGATGTGACCAATCGTCCCCACGTTGCAGTGCGGCTTGGTCCGATCAAATTTTTCTTTCGCCATAACTCAGCTCTTAGCTCCTAGCTCTTAGCTTCTAGCTCAAACCAACCCCACCCCTTGTCATTCCGAACCCGCCGCTAAGGCGGGTGAGGAACCTGCTGTTTTCTGAACACCGCTGGATTCAGTAATACTGATACAGCTTTTTAAACTTGTGCCGCAGCGCCGGATCTACCGTTTCGAGCTTCGACAGATAAAACTCCCGCATCTGCGCCTGGTCCGACACCGGCAGCGATTCATATAGATGCTTCGCGCCCAGTTCCGCTTCGCCCACCACAGCCTCAAGCAACCGCTGCGCCAGTACCGCGTCAAAATCCCGGACGCGAATTCCCTTGCGATCGAGCTGCTTCAGGAAGCGCTCGACTCTCTCGGGCAAGAACGCCTGCTCGACCGCCGCTTGCAGCTTGGCGAACTCGTGCGCCTTCTCGACCTTGATGGCAGCCTGCTCGAAATTCACTGTCATCGTCCTCGCTAGATCCATGGAGCGGGAGACGGGAATCGAACCCGCGACCAACAGCTTGGAAGGCTGTGACTCTACCACTGAGTTACTCCCGCCAAAACCAGCTGTCAGCTATCAGCCCCTTCGCCATACGGCTCAGGGCAAGCTAAAAACAGCTCTCAGCCAAACTGCTGCGGCTAAAGCCGCTCGTTATACGACGCTTTACGGCACGGCTAAAGCCGCGCCCTTCCACTATCCTTCCAACTCAAACTCTGGAGCCGATGACCAGGATTGAACTGGTGACCTCTCCCTTACCAAGGGAGTGCTCTACCAACTGAGCTACATCGGCCCAAAACCAGCCGTCAGCCCTTGGGCGTCAGGCGTCAGCAAACCCTTACTCGGCGTCGCTCTTGTCCGCGTGAAGAACGTCGTTGCGCCGCAACACCGACTTCACCGCGAAAAATGCCAGGACCACCAGGGTCCCCGCCCTTAACTTCGCGTCGGTCAGCGTCGTCCAGGCCAACGCTCCCAACACCACGTAACACACCAGCGCAATGGACAATCTGCTCACAAATCAGCTGCTCTCAAATCAGCGATTCACAGCTTCAGCGATTCAGAAGTCATGGTGCACAGGGAAGGATTCGAACCTTCGTACCTCGCTAGGAGGGACAGATTTACAGTCTGTTGGCTTTAACCACTCACCCACCTGTGCAAAAACTTTCGGGCGATGCGGCTGGAAAGCACTTGCTATACCCGCAGACCAAACGCAGCAAAGCCAC
The Candidatus Sulfotelmatobacter sp. DNA segment above includes these coding regions:
- a CDS encoding GTP-binding protein; amino-acid sequence: MAKEKFDRTKPHCNVGTIGHIDHGKTTLTAAITKVLSKHNPNIKFRSFDSIDNAPEEKARGITIATAHVEYETAKRHYAHVDCPGHADYIKNMITGAAQMDGGILVVAATD